The Streptococcus oralis genome segment TCAAAGTAAATCATGTTTTTTCACGCTTTCTAAAATCACTCCCTCTATTGTATCATGAAACGAAGCTTGCGACAAGAAAGGGCAAGTCCTCTTTTTTTAAGATTTTTTTAAAGAAATGAGGTATAATAAATCATAATTAAAGGAGAGTATCATGTCTAACTATCATAGAACTTCAAAACCAAAAACTGAACATATCAAAAAGGGGTTTACTGTCTTTCAAAAAACGATTGCTACCATCGGTAGTATCCTTGGTCTAATCACCGCTACTATCACCATTATGAACGCTATGGATAATAACAAAAACAACAAAAAAGAACCGACGACAACCCAAACAACTGTTGTCAAGGAAATTCAAAAGGAATCCCCTCAGGAAAATACTACACCTAACAAGGACAACACTTCTACTAAAGAAAGTACCCCGCAAGAAGAAACTTCTCAATCCAACAAGAAAGAGGAGAAAAATGAAGAGCAGAAAACAACAACTCAGGACTCTTCTACACCCGCTACAAATAAAGAAACAAGCGATAACGGTACACAGTCAAATACGACGAGTTCTGAAACTAAAACGAACCAGTAATCACAAAAATAGCTTCCTTCCAGCTTTGGAAAGAAGCTATTTTTTATTGTTGCAATACTTTTCGTGGTTTGGTTCCTTCAGCTGGACCGATAACACCCGCCATTTCGAGTTCTTCCATAAGGCGGGTCGCACGGTTAAATCCAACCGACAAACGACGCTGAATCATCGAAGCACTGGCTTTCTGCGTCTCGATAACCAGAGCCTTAGCTTCTTCAAAAAGCGGATCGCCACCAGCTTCACCATCTGAAAATTCTCCTTCATTTTCAGAAACCTCACCTGGGTCAAAACTCTCATCGTAGTCCGCATCCGCCTGAGCCTTGATGAAGTTTACGATGCGTTCAACATCATCATCCGAGATAAAGGATCCTTGCAGACGGACTGGGTGATTTTCATCGATTGGTTTAAAGAGCATGTCTCCTCGACCAAGCAGTTTTTCAGCGCCATTTTCATCCAAGATGGTTCGTGAATCTGTACCTGATGAAACTGCAAAAGCCACACGAGATGGAACATTGGCCTTGATAAGACCAGAGATAACATCAACGGATGGACGTTGCGTTGCGAGAATCATGTGAATCCCCGCGGCACGCGCCTTCTGTCCAAGACGAATGATGGCATCTTCCACTTCCTTGCTAGCCACCATCATGAGGTCTGCCAACTCATCCACAATGACAACAATCAAAGGCAGTGGTACTTGTTTGTACTCAGACTGGGCATTGAATTCCTCGACCTTAGCATTGTAACCAGCGATATTTCGCACGCCAACCTTAGCAAAGAGTTCATAACGGTTTTCCATCTCATCCACAACCTTTTGCAGGGCCTTGCTGGCCTTGCGTGGATTGGTCACAACTGGAATCAAGAGATGAGGAATGTCATTGTAAACCGATAACTCAACCATCTTAGGATCGACCATCATAAACTTGACCTGGTCGGGTCTTGCTTTCATCAGAATGCTCGCGATAATACCGTTAACTGCGACTGACTTACCAGATCCCGTCGAACCTGCAACGAGTAGGTGGGGCATCTTGGAAAGGTCAAAGGTGCGAGCAGTTCCATTGACAGCCTTACCTAGAGGAATTTCGAGGAGATTTTCTGGTTTAGTCTGAGACTGTTCCCAGAGTTCACGGAAGGAAACAGTCGCAATCTCAGAGTTGGGCACTTCAATTCCAACTAAGGATTTCCCAGGGATCGGAGCTTCAATCCGAACATCCTTGGCAGCTAGAGCTAGCGCTAGGTCATCTGCCAGATTGGAAATGCGATTAACCCGTACACCAACTGCTGGCTTGACTTCATACTTGGTTACTGATGGTCCAATTTCAGCTCGTTCAACCGTCACCTTGATACCAAAACTAGCAAAGGTTTCTTCTAGGATTTTGATATTTTCTCGAACAATCTTCTTTTCCTTGGACTGATCTTTGGGTTTATCTGGCGCAAAGAGTTGCAAGCTTGGTAGCTTGTATTCGAGGGCTTCCTTGGCAGAAAAATCAACCTGCACCTCTTCATCCTCAAAGTCTTCTTCCACATCTGGAACGTCAAAATCAGCTTGAGGGAGGATAATCTCCGGTTCGATCCATTCTTCCTCAGGAATTGGTGGGAAGTCGTATTCTGGTACTTCAGATAAGATTTCTCCCGTTTCAGGATCTACAGGAGGAAGCGGTAATGCATCCTGTTCTTCTTGTTCTCTCTTGATTCTTGCTGCTTCTTCAGCTTCTTGACGAGCCTTCTCTTCTTCTCTCTTGATGAAGCGTTCCTGTTTTCTCTGTTCCTGTTTTTCTATAAACGATCTGAACTGAGCCCCAATAAAGGCTGCAACATCATAAATAGACCAAGGACTGATCAAGAGAGCCCCAACCAGAATCAAGAGAACACCAATAAAGTAAGAGCCGATATTTGAAAAAAGAAAGGCTATGGGGATATAGAGTCCAACACCTAGCAGGCCTCCACCAGCAAAGCTAGTCACCCGGATACCAGTCAGGTCCGTCATAACTTGAGCCAAGGTCCCTTTTAGAACTGACTGCTCCAAGCCAAATTTCCAGACAAGATAGGCCTCAAAAATTAAGAGTAAGCCAGCAAAGATACAGAGAAATCCTGACAGAAGCCCCTCTTTCTTGCGTATCCATTTAAAAAGAAAAAGATAGATGAGGAGGCCACCTATGGCCACATAGGCCAAACTTCCAACCACCAGTCGAATGAGATTGTAAAGAGTAACACCTGCTGCACCGAGTTTGAGGGCTGCAATAATCAACAATAAGGCAATTCCTAAAGAAATCAACATCCTCTGGATAGCCTGTTTTCTTTCGAGTTCTGCTTTAGACGGTCTCCGTCTTGTTTTTATAGTATTCTTGTTTGCCATTCTTTTATTATACCATATTTCACAGCCATTTCGAATAGAGAAAAAGATTGCACCAAATGGTAACAATCTTTCTATTCTAATACTTTTTATGCTTGTGGTTTGCGTAGGTAACCATAAACCACACCACTTACAATTGCTCCAACCAATACAAAGGCAAGGTAAAGAAGGGCATTTGAAGTAAGGGCGATGACGAAGATTCCTCCGTGTGGTGCCATGAGTTTGATACCTGCAAGACCAACGAGTCCGCCTGCTACTGCTGAACCAAGGATGAAGCTAGGGATCGCACGAGCCGGGTCTGCTGCACCAAACGGAATTGCTCCCTCGGTGATAAATGACAAGCCCATGATGATGTTTGTCAAACCAGAGTTGCGTTCTTCTTTGGTAAATTTATCTTTAAAGAGAAGAGTTGCGACGAAGATGGCAAGTGGTGGCACCATTCCTCCAGCCATAACTGCTGCCATAGCTACAGAACCACCTGAAGAAACAGTCGCTGCAAGCGTACCTGTACCAAAGACATAGGCTGCTTTATTAACAGGTCCACCCATGTCAACAGCCATCATGCCTCCAAGAACGATACCAAGAAGGACAGCTGAACCTCCTCCAAGACCGCCTAGGAAGTCATTCATAGCAGTGTTGATTGCTGCCATTGGAATATTGACAGCCAACATAACAAATCCCGTTAAGATTGTTCCAAGAAGTGGCAAGAGAAGAATTGATTTAGCCCCTTCAAGTGAGCGAGGAACTTTAACGTATTTCTTGATGGCAAGAACTAAAGCACCTGCGATAAATCCACCAACAAGGGCACCTAGGAAACCAGATGACACACCTGCAAGAGTTGAAGTTGCTTCACCACCCGCGGCATAAGGGATTTTACCAAAGGCAAAACCTTCTTTGGCAATAGCACCAGCCACAAAACCAGCTACCAAACCTGGTTTTTCAGCGATAGAGTAGGCTACATATCCTGCAAAGACTGGAAGCATCAAGCCAAAGGCCGCTCCACCGATTTTCATGAACATGGAAGCTAGCTCATGGTAGGATCCGAGATTGCCAAGACTATCTTGTGGTACACCAAAAGCTCCGTCGATTAAGAAAGCAAGAGCAATCATGATACCACCACCGATAACGAATGGTAACATTTGAGATACACCACTCATCAAGTGTTTGTAGAAAGCACCACCGATACTTTGTTTTTCATTAGATGCTGCTGTAGCTTTTGCTCCATTAGCAGCACGATAAACTTCGGCATCTCCAGAAAGAGCCAAGTTGATCAGCTCTTCTGTCTTACGGATACCGTCTGCAACTGGACGGTTGATCAATGGTTTACCATCAAAACGATCCATTTCTACTGCCTTGTCTGCTGCGATGATAACAGCTTTAGCCTTGCGGATGTCTTCCGCAGTCAATTGGTTCCCAACACCGCTAGCACCATTGGTTTCAACCTTGATACCAACACCCATTTCAGCAGCCACTTTTTGAAGGGCTTCTTGAGCCATGTATGTGTGGGCAATACCTGTCGTACAAGCTGTAACAGCTACGATAAAGTCGCCAGAGTCATTAGCAAGTGCTTGAACAGGCTCCTCAGCTTTTTCTGAAGCTTGGTTAAATAGTTCGATAACTTGATCTGCAGATGTTACTTGGCGAAGTTTGTCAGCGAAACCATCTTTCATCAAGTATTGAGACAATTCTGCCAAGGCTGCCAAGTGAGTGTCATTAGCACCTTCTGGAGCTGCAATCATGAAGAAGAGGTCAGTTGGTTGCCCATCCAAGCTTTCGTAGTCAACACCCTTGTTTGACTTGGCAAAAAGAACCGTTGCTTCTTTGACAGCAGAGTTTTTGCTGTGAGGCATAGCGATTCCATCACCCAAACCAGTGGAAGTGAGAGCTTCACGCGCTAAAATTCCTTCTTTAAAGGTTTCAAAATTTGTCACATAAC includes the following:
- a CDS encoding DUF6556 family protein codes for the protein MSNYHRTSKPKTEHIKKGFTVFQKTIATIGSILGLITATITIMNAMDNNKNNKKEPTTTQTTVVKEIQKESPQENTTPNKDNTSTKESTPQEETSQSNKKEEKNEEQKTTTQDSSTPATNKETSDNGTQSNTTSSETKTNQ
- a CDS encoding DNA translocase FtsK, whose protein sequence is MANKNTIKTRRRPSKAELERKQAIQRMLISLGIALLLIIAALKLGAAGVTLYNLIRLVVGSLAYVAIGGLLIYLFLFKWIRKKEGLLSGFLCIFAGLLLIFEAYLVWKFGLEQSVLKGTLAQVMTDLTGIRVTSFAGGGLLGVGLYIPIAFLFSNIGSYFIGVLLILVGALLISPWSIYDVAAFIGAQFRSFIEKQEQRKQERFIKREEEKARQEAEEAARIKREQEEQDALPLPPVDPETGEILSEVPEYDFPPIPEEEWIEPEIILPQADFDVPDVEEDFEDEEVQVDFSAKEALEYKLPSLQLFAPDKPKDQSKEKKIVRENIKILEETFASFGIKVTVERAEIGPSVTKYEVKPAVGVRVNRISNLADDLALALAAKDVRIEAPIPGKSLVGIEVPNSEIATVSFRELWEQSQTKPENLLEIPLGKAVNGTARTFDLSKMPHLLVAGSTGSGKSVAVNGIIASILMKARPDQVKFMMVDPKMVELSVYNDIPHLLIPVVTNPRKASKALQKVVDEMENRYELFAKVGVRNIAGYNAKVEEFNAQSEYKQVPLPLIVVIVDELADLMMVASKEVEDAIIRLGQKARAAGIHMILATQRPSVDVISGLIKANVPSRVAFAVSSGTDSRTILDENGAEKLLGRGDMLFKPIDENHPVRLQGSFISDDDVERIVNFIKAQADADYDESFDPGEVSENEGEFSDGEAGGDPLFEEAKALVIETQKASASMIQRRLSVGFNRATRLMEELEMAGVIGPAEGTKPRKVLQQ
- a CDS encoding fructose-specific PTS transporter subunit EIIC; its protein translation is MKIQDLLRKDVMLLDLQATEKTAAIEEMIHSLVDHGYVTNFETFKEGILAREALTSTGLGDGIAMPHSKNSAVKEATVLFAKSNKGVDYESLDGQPTDLFFMIAAPEGANDTHLAALAELSQYLMKDGFADKLRQVTSADQVIELFNQASEKAEEPVQALANDSGDFIVAVTACTTGIAHTYMAQEALQKVAAEMGVGIKVETNGASGVGNQLTAEDIRKAKAVIIAADKAVEMDRFDGKPLINRPVADGIRKTEELINLALSGDAEVYRAANGAKATAASNEKQSIGGAFYKHLMSGVSQMLPFVIGGGIMIALAFLIDGAFGVPQDSLGNLGSYHELASMFMKIGGAAFGLMLPVFAGYVAYSIAEKPGLVAGFVAGAIAKEGFAFGKIPYAAGGEATSTLAGVSSGFLGALVGGFIAGALVLAIKKYVKVPRSLEGAKSILLLPLLGTILTGFVMLAVNIPMAAINTAMNDFLGGLGGGSAVLLGIVLGGMMAVDMGGPVNKAAYVFGTGTLAATVSSGGSVAMAAVMAGGMVPPLAIFVATLLFKDKFTKEERNSGLTNIIMGLSFITEGAIPFGAADPARAIPSFILGSAVAGGLVGLAGIKLMAPHGGIFVIALTSNALLYLAFVLVGAIVSGVVYGYLRKPQA